From Populus trichocarpa isolate Nisqually-1 chromosome 19, P.trichocarpa_v4.1, whole genome shotgun sequence, a single genomic window includes:
- the LOC18108409 gene encoding DNA repair RAD52-like protein 1, mitochondrial isoform X2: protein MAAMSTRKFLTLNPLSSSPLKQSLLFSSSLSYSTKSSAFGARNKNTATEKLSDIDDNAENDSVPTSGISRPLSEILKELNKKVPDTLVSQRVDNGFSIKYVPWHLVNRIMNLHAPEWSGEVRNITYSPDSKSVSVVYRVTLYGTDAESCLNRTLMPKPEGVVVKGI from the exons ATGGCAGCAATGTCTACGAGGAAATTCCTTACGCTAAACCCACTATCCAGCTCTCCTTTGAAACAATCACTCCTTTTCTCATCTTCTCTCAGCTACTCTACCAAGTCTTCTGCTTTTGGTGCCAGAAACAAAAACACAGCAACAGAGAAGCTTAGTGACATCGATGACAACGCTGAAAACGATTCTGTACCCACTTCAGGAATAAGTAGGCCACTCTCTGAAATACTCAAAGAACTCAACAAAAAGGTCCCTGATACTCTTGTTAGTCAGCGTGTTGATAATGGGTTTTCGATCAAATATGTCCCTTG gCATCTTGTTAACAGGATTATGAATTTACATGCTCCAG AATGGTCTGGTGAGGTTCGGAACATCACTTATTCACCTGATAGCAAGTCTGTATCTGTTGTTTACCGTGTCACTCTTTATGGGACTGATGCTGAG TCGTGTCTTAATCGAACTCTGATGCCTAAACCAGAGGGAGTAGTTGTGAAAGGCATATAA
- the LOC18108408 gene encoding uncharacterized protein LOC18108408 isoform X4, protein MTPANLAGQFGDTTYTKVFVGGLAWETQKETMKKYFEQFGEILEAVVITDKATGRSKGYGFVTFREPDAAMRACVDAAPVIDGRRANCNLASMGVQRSKPSTPKHGGAGRNFRVMSSFQTGFGGGVGTAFPPAASFPHYAIQQGMPYNVYGYSSYSPDYTYPTSYYNVYGGATAQYPMYGTGHGGLMNGSAAAFYPYLQFGEGSGGAATSYPTSGQSYGVQYPYNLFQYSAINSTTGGYPQHYGAPMSLAPTAALPSVCFAVPQA, encoded by the exons ATGACTCCAGCAAATTTGGCAGGTCAGTTTGGTGACACAACTTATACTAAGGTATTTGTTGGAGGGTTGGCTTGGGAAACTCAAAAGGAGACCATGAAGAAATACTTTGAGCAGTTTGGTGAGATCTTGGAAGCTGTTGTCATCACTGATAAGGCCACTGGCAGATCCAAAGGCTATGGATTT GTAACTTTTCGAGAACCTGATGCTGCCATGAGGGCTTGTGTGGATGCTGCTCCAGTGATAGATGGAAGAAGAGCTAATTGTAATCTTGCATCTATGGGTGTTCAGAGATCCAAACCCTCTACCCCAAAGCATG GAGGAGCAGGGAGGAACTTTAGGGTAATGAGCTCTTTTCAGACAGGGTTTGGAGGTGGTGTGGGCACAGCTTTTCCTCCAGCTGCATCCTTCCCTCATTATGCCATCCAACAAGGGATGCCCTATAATGTCTATGG GTACTCTTCATACTCGCCAGACTACACATACCCAACG AGCTACTACAATGTGTATGGAGGGGCAACTGCACAGTATCCCATGTATGGAACTGGGCATGGTGGGCTGATGAATGGTTCAGCTGCAGCCTTTTACCCGTATCTACAATTTGGAGAAGGAAGTGGAGGAGCCGCCACCAGCTACCCTACTTCCGGGCAGAGCTATGGTGTCCAGTACCCATACAACCTGTTCCAGTATTCAGCCATTAATTCAACCACCGGAGGATATCCACAGCATTATGGTGCACCTATGTCTCTTGCTCCCACTGCGGCCTTGCCATCAG TGTGTTTTGCTGTGCCACAGGCGTGA
- the LOC18108408 gene encoding uncharacterized protein LOC18108408 isoform X3: protein MTPANLAGQFGDTTYTKVFVGGLAWETQKETMKKYFEQFGEILEAVVITDKATGRSKGYGFVTFREPDAAMRACVDAAPVIDGRRANCNLASMGVQRSKPSTPKHAGGAGRNFRVMSSFQTGFGGGVGTAFPPAASFPHYAIQQGMPYNVYGYSSYSPDYTYPTSYYNVYGGATAQYPMYGTGHGGLMNGSAAAFYPYLQFGEGSGGAATSYPTSGQSYGVQYPYNLFQYSAINSTTGGYPQHYGAPMSLAPTAALPSVCFAVPQA from the exons ATGACTCCAGCAAATTTGGCAGGTCAGTTTGGTGACACAACTTATACTAAGGTATTTGTTGGAGGGTTGGCTTGGGAAACTCAAAAGGAGACCATGAAGAAATACTTTGAGCAGTTTGGTGAGATCTTGGAAGCTGTTGTCATCACTGATAAGGCCACTGGCAGATCCAAAGGCTATGGATTT GTAACTTTTCGAGAACCTGATGCTGCCATGAGGGCTTGTGTGGATGCTGCTCCAGTGATAGATGGAAGAAGAGCTAATTGTAATCTTGCATCTATGGGTGTTCAGAGATCCAAACCCTCTACCCCAAAGCATG CAGGAGGAGCAGGGAGGAACTTTAGGGTAATGAGCTCTTTTCAGACAGGGTTTGGAGGTGGTGTGGGCACAGCTTTTCCTCCAGCTGCATCCTTCCCTCATTATGCCATCCAACAAGGGATGCCCTATAATGTCTATGG GTACTCTTCATACTCGCCAGACTACACATACCCAACG AGCTACTACAATGTGTATGGAGGGGCAACTGCACAGTATCCCATGTATGGAACTGGGCATGGTGGGCTGATGAATGGTTCAGCTGCAGCCTTTTACCCGTATCTACAATTTGGAGAAGGAAGTGGAGGAGCCGCCACCAGCTACCCTACTTCCGGGCAGAGCTATGGTGTCCAGTACCCATACAACCTGTTCCAGTATTCAGCCATTAATTCAACCACCGGAGGATATCCACAGCATTATGGTGCACCTATGTCTCTTGCTCCCACTGCGGCCTTGCCATCAG TGTGTTTTGCTGTGCCACAGGCGTGA
- the LOC18108408 gene encoding uncharacterized protein LOC18108408 isoform X1: MTPANLAGQFGDTTYTKVFVGGLAWETQKETMKKYFEQFGEILEAVVITDKATGRSKGYGFVTFREPDAAMRACVDAAPVIDGRRANCNLASMGVQRSKPSTPKHAGGAGRNFRVMSSFQTGFGGGVGTAFPPAASFPHYAIQQGMPYNVYGYSSYSPDYTYPTSYYNVYGGATAQYPMYGTGHGGLMNGSAAAFYPYLQFGEGSGGAATSYPTSGQSYGVQYPYNLFQYSAINSTTGGYPQHYGAPMSLAPTAALPSGVTLALQAPPIPHR; the protein is encoded by the exons ATGACTCCAGCAAATTTGGCAGGTCAGTTTGGTGACACAACTTATACTAAGGTATTTGTTGGAGGGTTGGCTTGGGAAACTCAAAAGGAGACCATGAAGAAATACTTTGAGCAGTTTGGTGAGATCTTGGAAGCTGTTGTCATCACTGATAAGGCCACTGGCAGATCCAAAGGCTATGGATTT GTAACTTTTCGAGAACCTGATGCTGCCATGAGGGCTTGTGTGGATGCTGCTCCAGTGATAGATGGAAGAAGAGCTAATTGTAATCTTGCATCTATGGGTGTTCAGAGATCCAAACCCTCTACCCCAAAGCATG CAGGAGGAGCAGGGAGGAACTTTAGGGTAATGAGCTCTTTTCAGACAGGGTTTGGAGGTGGTGTGGGCACAGCTTTTCCTCCAGCTGCATCCTTCCCTCATTATGCCATCCAACAAGGGATGCCCTATAATGTCTATGG GTACTCTTCATACTCGCCAGACTACACATACCCAACG AGCTACTACAATGTGTATGGAGGGGCAACTGCACAGTATCCCATGTATGGAACTGGGCATGGTGGGCTGATGAATGGTTCAGCTGCAGCCTTTTACCCGTATCTACAATTTGGAGAAGGAAGTGGAGGAGCCGCCACCAGCTACCCTACTTCCGGGCAGAGCTATGGTGTCCAGTACCCATACAACCTGTTCCAGTATTCAGCCATTAATTCAACCACCGGAGGATATCCACAGCATTATGGTGCACCTATGTCTCTTGCTCCCACTGCGGCCTTGCCATCAG GCGTGACCTTGGCTCTTCAAGCTCCACCAATTCCTCATCGCTAG
- the LOC18108409 gene encoding DNA repair RAD52-like protein 1, mitochondrial isoform X1, whose translation MAAMSTRKFLTLNPLSSSPLKQSLLFSSSLSYSTKSSAFGARNKNTATEKLSDIDDNAENDSVPTSGISRPLSEILKELNKKVPDTLVSQRVDNGFSIKYVPWHLVNRIMNLHAPEWSGEVRNITYSPDSKSVSVVYRVTLYGTDAELYRESTGTAALAEIGFGDPVQKAEAMAFRRACARFGLGLHLYHEDMC comes from the exons ATGGCAGCAATGTCTACGAGGAAATTCCTTACGCTAAACCCACTATCCAGCTCTCCTTTGAAACAATCACTCCTTTTCTCATCTTCTCTCAGCTACTCTACCAAGTCTTCTGCTTTTGGTGCCAGAAACAAAAACACAGCAACAGAGAAGCTTAGTGACATCGATGACAACGCTGAAAACGATTCTGTACCCACTTCAGGAATAAGTAGGCCACTCTCTGAAATACTCAAAGAACTCAACAAAAAGGTCCCTGATACTCTTGTTAGTCAGCGTGTTGATAATGGGTTTTCGATCAAATATGTCCCTTG gCATCTTGTTAACAGGATTATGAATTTACATGCTCCAG AATGGTCTGGTGAGGTTCGGAACATCACTTATTCACCTGATAGCAAGTCTGTATCTGTTGTTTACCGTGTCACTCTTTATGGGACTGATGCTGAG CTATACAGGGAGTCGACCGGAACTGCTGCTTTGGCTGAGATAGGTTTTGGAGATCCTGTGCAGAAGGCAGAAGCAATGGCATTTCGTAGAGCCTGTGCACGCTTTGGTCTTGGACTTCATCTTTATCATGAAGACATGTGCTAG
- the LOC18108408 gene encoding uncharacterized protein LOC18108408 isoform X2 — protein sequence MTPANLAGQFGDTTYTKVFVGGLAWETQKETMKKYFEQFGEILEAVVITDKATGRSKGYGFVTFREPDAAMRACVDAAPVIDGRRANCNLASMGVQRSKPSTPKHGGAGRNFRVMSSFQTGFGGGVGTAFPPAASFPHYAIQQGMPYNVYGYSSYSPDYTYPTSYYNVYGGATAQYPMYGTGHGGLMNGSAAAFYPYLQFGEGSGGAATSYPTSGQSYGVQYPYNLFQYSAINSTTGGYPQHYGAPMSLAPTAALPSGVTLALQAPPIPHR from the exons ATGACTCCAGCAAATTTGGCAGGTCAGTTTGGTGACACAACTTATACTAAGGTATTTGTTGGAGGGTTGGCTTGGGAAACTCAAAAGGAGACCATGAAGAAATACTTTGAGCAGTTTGGTGAGATCTTGGAAGCTGTTGTCATCACTGATAAGGCCACTGGCAGATCCAAAGGCTATGGATTT GTAACTTTTCGAGAACCTGATGCTGCCATGAGGGCTTGTGTGGATGCTGCTCCAGTGATAGATGGAAGAAGAGCTAATTGTAATCTTGCATCTATGGGTGTTCAGAGATCCAAACCCTCTACCCCAAAGCATG GAGGAGCAGGGAGGAACTTTAGGGTAATGAGCTCTTTTCAGACAGGGTTTGGAGGTGGTGTGGGCACAGCTTTTCCTCCAGCTGCATCCTTCCCTCATTATGCCATCCAACAAGGGATGCCCTATAATGTCTATGG GTACTCTTCATACTCGCCAGACTACACATACCCAACG AGCTACTACAATGTGTATGGAGGGGCAACTGCACAGTATCCCATGTATGGAACTGGGCATGGTGGGCTGATGAATGGTTCAGCTGCAGCCTTTTACCCGTATCTACAATTTGGAGAAGGAAGTGGAGGAGCCGCCACCAGCTACCCTACTTCCGGGCAGAGCTATGGTGTCCAGTACCCATACAACCTGTTCCAGTATTCAGCCATTAATTCAACCACCGGAGGATATCCACAGCATTATGGTGCACCTATGTCTCTTGCTCCCACTGCGGCCTTGCCATCAG GCGTGACCTTGGCTCTTCAAGCTCCACCAATTCCTCATCGCTAG